The stretch of DNA gcagaCTTTCGCCATCAAATGGACACCGATGAGGTTGATGAGGTGATTTACAGGCAGCACACGGGACCGCCACCCCTCTCCGGGCGGGGTAGCCaattgaagcagcagccgcagcacagcagcaatCACTACCACTTCAACTCGAACAACCACTTGCTGAACCACTCGCACTCTATGCAGCAGTCCGGCTACAGCAAGCAGCGTCTGAGTGCCGGCAATGGGGCTGGCACCTACAATGGCGGCAAGTCCCTGGACAGTGCCCTACAGCCTGAGGATCGTTTCTACCAGGATCTCAATGCGCACTCCCCACTGCACAGTCAGATGTGAGTATGGGTGATCGGATTACTTTGGATTGTCTACATCTGATTTCTCTATAAATTCTCCTTGCTGTAGCGAAATGGTTGGCGGCTACAGTGTGAgtccgtcgtcgtcgttgagCAGCTTTGAGCCAGCATCAGTCTCACCTCGTTCTCGCTGCTCCACTGGTGGCGTTGGTGGCCAGCCCCTCCAGATGAGCACCTTTGCCCCAGCTGGTCCGCCAAAGAAGCCGCCGCGTCGGAATCTCTCCGTTTCGCCCACACATGCCGGATCGGGCCAGCAGTTCAGCTACAGCTCCCCCAGCTCTAGCCagggacagcaacagcagcatctgcGACGTCCGCCTCCCACCGACAGTCCGTACTCCCATCAGAGCCATGGCAGTGTCGGTGGCATGAGCTTCGATGAGACGCAGCTAAGGGAAAGACAGCGAAGCGATCGGCTCtatgccagtgccaggcagAGCACACGCTCCGCCATAGATGGGGGAGTGAGCATCAGTTCAAGCAGTAAGTAGAGCTTCTAAGAGCTCTTCTGATCCACAACTTATAAAGATAATCTTGCAGATGACATGTTGGATCGACAGTGCAGCAGCTCGGAGCTGAACAGCGAGACAAGTGTCCCGAATTCGAGTGGCGAGTCGCCTGCCACCAGCTCCATGAAGCGCCCCATTCCGGCACCGCGAAGTGCGGCCACCAAGCTGTCCAAGGAGCTGCTCAAGTCCTGTGAAAGTGCCACCCTCAAGTCGTACAATCCCAACCGGAAGCTCAAGCGAAACAGGAACAGCAGGTGAGGATATCCTTAACAAGAAATCAAAGGGAAATAAAGTACTAAGCTGATAATTACTAATAATTACAGCGCAAATGCAGCCAACAAATCGAGTGGTGCCGCCGATGAGAATTGCGAGGCCAAGCAGCAGATACCCAGCAGTCCCACCCACTACAAGCAGCCACCGACGCCGGATCATCCGccgcccagctccagccaggcGGAGCGCACCATCCACGAAAGGATACGTCCGTTGAGTCAGGAGTACAAGCGTCGCTCGGccctgctgcagttgcaggcGGCACAGCAGCTGATGATCGAGACGGGCTCATCGCCTTCGAAGCTACTGCCCACGCTGGGCACGCCCGGCTACGACTACGATGATGCGGTGACAGTGGTGCCACGCTGTCCGGCACCCTCTTCGGGCTCTTTGAGTTCCAGCATCTCATGCTCCTCGGACCACAGCCTGTCCCACTCCACGGACTATGTGGAAGAGTTTGTTAGTGATGTTCCCTTTGCGGGTCTGCTCAAGGGAGCTGCCTCACAGCCCAGAGAGCAGCGGCCCACGGTGCAGGTGCTCGTACAGGTACCAGAGGAGGGAaaactacagcagcagcaacagcagcccatGCCCCGAGTGCGTCCTCCATTACCCACCAAGCCAGCTGTGCCGGAGAGAAAGTTCATCAAGCCCCCGACGACGCCCACTAAtcaagcacagcagcagcagccgtcaCCTCAAACGCTGGAGGCCAATGGCAACTCCTCAACGGATGCGGCGGCAGCTCCTGTGGCGCCTCGGCGTTCCCCCTCAAAATCGCCTACAAAATCGGCTGGGAAGTCCCCTGCCAAGTCTCCGGGTAGCGGACACTCGGCGGCCACACGGAATTCGATCAACCTGCTTAGCCCCTTCAATGCGGAGGAGGCGCGCAAGAAGATCTCGGAGATCATTGAGAACTTTGGCAGCGGCATCTTAAACACCAGCATCACGCCCACACACGACATTGAGCTGGATTTCGAGGACATGGAGGTGCCCAACGAGCGTCGGGAATTGGCCACACGTCTGCGCAACGCCGGACTGCTGCATATGGAGAGAATGCTCTTCGAGAATGGCTATGATAACTACAAATTTGTGGTGAGTTTGGGCTCAGCTATCTCCAAGCAACTTAATCTTTATGATGGTCTCTCCAGCACAATGTCTTCGAGGAGCCGGATATTTCCTTGCTGCACATTCCCGAGCGAGATGCGCCTAAGCTGTTGCGCTTTGTACAGACCCTGCCACCTGCTGAGTTCCAGCCTCAGGTGCCCAGCAAAACGCAGCAGGAGAATAAGCAACAGGGTGTCGCCACGCTGCAGCAGTGGCTCCACAGCATCGCCCTGCCCGAGTACCTAGAGTTCTTCAAGTGAGTTGCATAAACGATTCAAAAGAATTATTCATTAACATCGTTTTAAATCTCGTATAGCAAACATCTGTACAACACCATTGAGAGcgtgtgcggtgtgtgggATGTGGAGCTGCAGACTGTGCTGGAGATCAACAAGCTGGGCCACCGCAGACGCATCCTGCAGTCCCTGGCCTACATCCGACAGACGCGGGACAGCGACTCCAAGGCGTCCCAGAAGACGCCGCTGGGCGAGAACAACGAAACCAATCAGTTGACAacgaatggcaatggcaacaaggAGGTGGTGGCAGCCAGGATACCCCCCAATCCTGTGCAGCATCGCAATTCCATAACGGGCTATCGCAAAAGCCGGTAAGATGGCAGCTCTTTTTcgtataaaaaaaaggaattcTACTCATTTATATTGTTCATATTCACCTGAAGacctgcaccaccaccaccggcTCCTCCGGCAAGGAAAGCTGTGCCATCCACTGCACCACTCCACATACGGGCACCctcagagctgctgctgggtctgcCAGCCAATCTCCGGACCACCGAATGGCGCCACTCGGCGCAGACGTTGCTCAACGAGCACATCAATTACGAGGTTCAGGTGTGTTTTATCTTTAGCCAACTCTCATTTGAGGAAACTAAAGCGGAATAATATTTACAGTACCTCGGCTCAACGGTTGTGAAAGAACTACGTGGCACAGAGTCCACTAAGAAGTCCATACAAAAGCTGAAAGCCTCTAGCGAAGGTGAAGCCAAATCGGGGTCACCGCTCTCCCTGGCCATCAGTCATCGCGGCGTAGAGTTCATCGATGTGAGCAGCAAGGTAAGTCCGTCACACGGAGAGAGCAATCCCTACTATCTTTATATGGATTTCCTTGTAGCGCATCATTTGCGAGCATGAGATACAAAACATCAACTGCGCCTGTCAGGACTCGGAGGATCTGCGACACTTTGCCTACATCACCAAAGAACAGGATCTGCACTACTGCCATGTATTTCAGGTTCAAAGCACGGTGAGTAAAACAGGTACCGAAACTATAACGTATCCCCCTGCTAATCTTCTTTTATTTCGCCATGCAGGACCTGGCAAGTGAGATTATACTGACGCTGGGACAGGCCTTCGAGGTGGCCTACCAGTTGGCGCTACGCGATGGGATTGCCGCCACGCCAGCGTTGCTCCTGGATAATGGCATGCTGCTGGGCGAGTACTGTAGTGGGAAATAGAGTGAGGACCTGGCCGTAGTTCAAGCAGAAGCCAAGCAACCCACACCGGCACCACTCAGGCCAGGTCGCAGTCTCAATCTAAATCTCACTCACAATCCCAAACACAGTCGCAGTAGCAGTCTCTGCTCCAAACTACTTTGCCTCACCAACTATGGGGCCCTGTTCAAGCTCTAGTTAGATGGAATTTTTGTAATATGGTAACTACACAACTTCCAGATCGTAGTTCTTGCATTTTATACGAAAtgttatttaaaaaaagaaaaaagataaaaacattttcgaaTGGCCAAAGAACAACTACAAAACGAATAGAACAAAAAGACTCTTAACAAAAGGCACAATTTTTTCAATGTAAGAGAAacgcacaacaaaaacccaagGCTTTTTTCGAGCTTCAAAACTTCAACAaacgataaaaaaaaacagaagcccAACAGCTTACATTCATATGGAAATTGtcattaaatgcattttgaatttttcccCTCTTAAAAACCAAGCATATGAAAATAATGGCATTtacaaagtaaacaaaaaaaaagaacaaacaaaatatatgaaaatgttttagcaaattttttaaacaaaacaaaaccattgagaatcacaaaaaaatttaaaaatatattggcttattaaacaattttatcGATGTTGAATGCTGCATATTTCCAATAGGAACAAACAAagaattgaaatgaaattaaaagtaaatttaaaatacaaaagcaatgcaaaaatcaTATCCCGCATTCATGGAGATCTATAATCTATTGGCTAATCCACATTTACTCtacatactatatacatacgACTTATACCTATGTAATACCgatatgtatgcgtgtgttgttatataatttttaattgaatatttaagcgaatcgaatcaaatcaaagtaCAGACAACGCATCAAGTTATAAGCGAATTGTTGCTTACAAAATCATCATTAATGAAAGTTTACTACATCGATGTGAAGAGTattgtatctacatatgtatgaatgaatgtacAATTTTAAGTATCTTTTGGAGCATATTTTACGAATTTTTaaaggaatggaatttttaacTAGTCCCTTAGTTGTTAAATTGTGaagcattttgtatttggtttaAGGCCAggccttgttgttgttatcctCTCAATCATTCTCTTGAGTTGATGTTTTATTTAGCAATTTTAATCATAATTTATTCTCAATTTGATTCTACTCTATCGATGTATGCAAATGCTTTAAATGTTAGCCTGCTTCTGGTACAACAGATTCCATTAAGTACCTACCTAATCAATACAAAAACGAAGATCATCTTAATCCAATTTCTCTTGGGCAATTCAATAGATTGTTATGCCATAAAGACAACAacctgctcctactcctttTCCTGCTCATCCCAgatataaatcaattttaataagCTATATGCGAAATCATATTCTAGCCCATAActaatgaaatttaataagaacaaacaaacaatatatacaaacacatatacaatatacaacaaattgaaagctGACGATAATCCGAAGAGCAAAAACCCCCcataaaagagaaataaatacaaattacaaacggagcaaaaacagaaattgatGGAGAatactaaataaatacataattaacTGAAGCCACAAGTTGTTTAACTCTTGGACGGGTCAGGTCTTCCCATTTAAACGCCTCATGATGTCAATTAAGGCGCACTTTCCCACACTGGCCTCCCCATTGCAGAACGAGACAGCTAGTTGCATAGAggggcagagagggagagagcgcgcgcgcgATCAGTTACACAAAGGCATACGCGTAAATGCGAGTTTAATGTGAGCCGGTTTGCGGTACGGACGGCCAAGCAATGTCTTGTTGGTTTTGTATAAGGCTAAATGCGTTAACCATTTGATCATGCGAATATTAATTGGCATTGGCCAACACCAATGCTCgtcccgagcccgagccccaGCCCAGCCGCACTTTTTCTCTAATGTTGCCTGCAACAAAATGCGCGCATGCGTCAAAAGTTGCCAGACATCATTGGATAGGATAGGCAAAGAGTCTGTCCAGCCAGAATGACGACGTTTTGAGCAGCCTGGGACAACGTGGAACCTGGGACCTGAGCCTCGGCCAACATCGTACTAAAgatgggtttttttttttttaaagcaaataaaaagattTTTAAATTACTTTCTAAACAATTTTACGAATTTCATATGACAATAATAGAATATATAGACAAGTATTAAACAGGAACTTTTCCATGATTTCCATAATGGTGTCACGACATCGTGTCACGTACCCATCGCTAGGCGGCTGGCTGCATTTGATGCTTCATCTGCCGCTTAACGGTTCAAGTTATTGTCTCTCTCCGTCTCACTTGCGTGCAATTTGCGGCGCACAGCTTATCACagtttcattattattattattattattattattagtatAGTCTTGGGGATGTGTACATGTATCGTTACCATCAGGACACCCCACCCTCCAGTCTCTCTTCTACAGAGTACCATTTGCCATTTATCTGGATGTGCGtttatttgtaattgaaattgcgTGACTTTATTCTTTGATTTCACTAttcgccattgccattgcctttgccattgctTCTATGCTCGTAATGTACTTTGGCGCTTGGTGCGGAGCGGATGAATGTGGAATGAGATGCCCAGAGGAGAGGGTTCAAACTGTAAACTTGCACATTTTGCCCTCTTCCAACTGATTTATGCCTTTAACGGCACAGCACACTGCAAAGTgcatatacaaaaaataaacaacaaagcCCAGCAGTTATGCTTCAATTCATAATACGACCTGAGGATACCATAGACTAAGGTATATTTATTACCAAGGGCACTAAGCTTATAATAATTTGTAGGATGacaatttaaataacaattttaaaatatgtagCATTGACAATTAATTTCATCAgcttttatgcaaattagctGCTGTTTTACCAGCCTGTTGCAAATATCTTCACAAACCCAACATACCCTTGTATTCTATTAGTAATGCATATAATTGCCAACAAACTTTTCGTGAGCTTTCATTTCGCCTCGGCTGCAGAGCAGATGAGAGTGAGTGGCGGTTGCTTTTAAAGCTGTTCTCCTGTTCCAAATGCCAGCAAGCAACGAAATGTTTGCCCAGCCCTTGACAATCGAATGTGTCCCAACCACCTCcccaatttgattttgtgtgtgtgactgtgcatgtgtatgtaggTGCGTGGGAGAAAGCAATACTGGACAAGAGCTTTTTTTCATTGCTGTGCTGATAATCCGAATGCTGGGCGCCTGTTATGAGTTGTACCAAAAAAACCGCCAGACGCCAACAAAACGTGTGCACTGAAAGTGGTCGACATGTTAGCAATTCAAGCATTTATTCCATTCGCTGACTTTGCTGCAgatgaatgaataaaataacGAATACTCTAAGCTCTTTCTATTGGCATCCATTGGCCTGAGACTTCGATATACGTGTAATCCTCACAAGTCTCATAGCAATGTCTTTCGGTAGAAAATCTATTCCGATTGCCGCCACAATTAGAGTATGTAAATTGACGGCATTGTTTGCGATTCGCATCATAGGCCCACATCAAACGATGTCCTTTGCATTCCCCATACTCGGGACGAAGCGCACAGACCTCTAATGAAAATCACATTATAAATACTTCATCcgttacatatttatatgagaGTTCACTTTTTCTCAATGAAACACAGGCTACAAACTCAACAACTGCCACTATCATGGCCATTAAGCTAAGTAAAACTCCGAGCATTCGCATTTTCGCTCCTGAAACTCAGAAAATAAACTGAACTGGATTTCAGATGTTTTGGGGATATATATGGCGTTCAACGGATTGATTTTGGttacaaatggaaatgtgttTGGGTCTATTAAACCgagtaattattttaaatgagTTAAGGTGCTATCATAGAACACCTGCAAGGctcatatgtgtgtatttctAAGCTGGATAACTAatagagaaaataaatataacaatgCTGATAATGTAGAAAAATAGTTATActgaactttttttttaattttgcttaGCGAAAACTAAGATTCTCGGTCCCCACTTTTACTGTAAGCGATTGAGTTCATCCGCACCTATGGGAGATGTTTCTACCACGTTTTCCATcttatatgaatatatttttattgaaaataatatcttttattttaattatggtATTTATATCTATATTCATCAGTTTTTTCAAACATCGCACAAGTGTTAACACATTCCTCATAAGTTGAAAAACGGTTACGATTGCCACCACAGTTGGAGTACGTGAATAGAGTGCATTCATTATTGTTTTTATCGTAGGCCCAGACCATGGTATGTCCGTCGCATCTTCCATACTCGGGACGCATTGCACAAATCCCTGCAAGAAATCGCAGCATTATTATATCCGTGTTCCATGAAATCGCTTATATCTTACTCATCTGCATCGGATCATGAGCCAAACCACATTGTATAAAAGCAGCAAGCACGGTCAGTAGTCCAAGTAATGCTCGggaatatttcatattttccaatttgtcCCTAGAAGGTTAGAATGCCGACTGAGCTGAAGTGCAACAGatgttgttgtatttataGGTAAGCTTTTCCTGGAGCAGTGAGTCCGcgtaattgaaatgaatgaatgaaacaaTGAACTAGTTCAATAAGCCCAACGATATTTTCTGTTATGGTTTTCAAATTCCTTGGACAGATATTTTAATTTAggcataatttaaattttaggCATAAATTTGTGCGGACACAACATTTATTAGAGATAgcttaatttgaattaaatctTTAATTGTACTTAACATCTAATAAACCCTTATCCGTTACAATAACTCATGCACTGCTCATTGCTGTGAAAACGATTTTGGTTTCCACCACAGTTCGAATAGACGAACAACTGGCATTCATTCCGGTAGATGTTATAATTAAACAGTAACCGATGTCCCCCGCAATTGCCATAGGCAGGTCGCATGCTGCAGATAGCTGtgcaaaacagaaagcaattgtacaatcaatttttaaaacatttcagGGTAACAAACCAaagcgtttctttttttctagcTTGTCAGATACGTCCTCCGAGGCTTCTTTTTTAGCATACACTAGCGAAGCAGCTAGATAAACCACAACCAGACGCATCCAGaacattttgatatatttgtAGAACCAGCGGCAGGGCAATGGCAAACTCAGACGCGGGTCTCTGACATTTATAGTGCCATCCAGAGGAAGGCTATTAGTCAGCACACATTCTGTTTTCTCCACAAATGCATAGAGCTGTTGGTCCGGTAAACAAAAGCTGttctttatataaatatttttttaggCTGTAagatgtttaatatttattgaaaagcGTGCAAAAAGAAAGGGTGGACGATTTAGTATATAAGGTTGCATAATATTAAAGTTTTTTGGTCATAGAACCCGGTGTTTGCGGCAAAGCCTGTCACAATTTCTAAAGGAGTAGAAGCGATTTTCATTGCCACCACAGTTCGAATAGATAAATACATCGCATTTATTCAATAATGGATTGTAGTACCACTGAGTGCGATGTCCCTTGCATGCGCCATAAGACGGTTGCAGCAAGCAAAAATCTATCCGGATCggaaatttattattatctttTTGGAacattatttcatttaatctcaaaaaaacaaacctaTGTTAAATGATATATCTTTTATCACAACTGTACCTGAGTGACAAGAAAAACAAGAGCAATGCACAGCCAAAACATATTAAAGTCTTCCCAGCACCCACGGCAAGCCAATGACCAACTTATGTCCAGATCGGGGCATTTATACTCGCCGTCAATCAAAATATAGATGAATGTATTCTCACGTATGTATACTTAACTCTACCTGGATTCTTAACTTAGCAAATAAGCTAATCCGAAGCTTTGATGTGTGAAAGGCCTAGCGCTGTTGCTCAAAGCGGAGTCAGTGCACATTAATAGCGTTACCGATTcatcaaaaacaaaccaaGGGGATGGCCTGAATACTTTTTTGCTCTCtgtaatataaaatatttcagaaaagggaatataaatgaaaaaattaataaacagaGCAGAGTCGACATGTCGGTTTCTATACAAAGTTTTACAGAAATCTACAATAAATATCTGTGCACACATTCTATATTTCAGAACTAAGAATTTTCAGTTCTATTTCATAATTATAAAATCCTCATATGCCATTCAATTCGCCTGAAATATCCTGTCAAATgattacaattaaaatgtacCATCATCCAGAGTCATCAAATGGGTTTTAACGGTTTTCTATATTTCCCCTCAttgatttaaaaattaaaattaaattaaattaaaatttactACATAATTAACCCGTGAGATACATTTTCGTCATTCTATATTAAGATACTGCTAATTGGATCAAGGAAAATCTTTTCAAGATTTTTTGCCAACGCTTCTCAAAAGTTCAATttcgtaaaatatttatatcattttattattaatattttaatgcatttttgtatttattattattttctaatATTCTTTAAGACCCAATCATTCATTTGTAAAGACTTATAGATAGTATCCGGGTCGCGTCGGTTGCAAAATTCGTGGCATTCCTCATAGCTGTGAAAACGATTGTGATTACCGCCGCAATTCGAATAGATAAAAGACTCGCATTTTATGCGCAAAGCGTTGAAGTACCACTGCCGACGATTTcccttgcattttccataGGATGGTTTCTGGAGGCATACATCTGAAAAGATAGTAAACTTATATCTTTGATTCGTTGGGTAAAACTGAGAGTAACAAACCATTGTGTAATTTTTCTCGAATCTCTCTAAACCAATTATCCCTAAAAGGATCTTTGGTTTCGGTGGCATAAACAACACCAACGACCATGGAAACAATTGCAATGCGCAGCAAAAACATATTGTGATAAGATCTTTCTGCAAAGCGAATGACCAACACAGTCCCAGAATTGTGGCATTTATAGGCCAGTTAGTGGCCGACATGGAATGAAAGTGGAGGGTTTCtacaaagcaaaaagtttCCCCTACCTGTACTCCAAATTTAGCATCCCAAGTTATCcgaaaatttgcatgcaaaaaagTGCTTGGGTTTGCATTACTCAGTACGGAAAAAGCTCCGAGAAACAAAGTAATTATCCAGGCACCAATTCAGTTAAGAGTGCCCTTGAAGCTACACGCTTTTATTTCAGTATATTTAATTGTAGTTATCAAAGCCGTACAAAACTTTCATACTCTTTGTATGTTTGACAGTGTATTTCTATGTACATCTTAGAGTTAACGGCAAAATTTGACGCATTCGACATACATATTTGGGGAACCGATTAGGGTTGCCGCCACAGTTTGAATAGAGGAAATGCTCGCATTTACTCCGATGATAATTGTAGTACCACATAACACGACGTCCTTTACAACTGCCATACGACGGACTCTTGCTGCATATAGCTGAGCGGAGAAGAACTTCTTTGATCACTTTTCAGGTAATATTTTAAGTCAACAAACCACTGCGTACGTATGTCTCCATCTTCACTATTTTCTCCGGAGGTATCTCTTCGATGTCAGCATACACAAGCGAAGCGGCTAGAATAGCAAGAATAGCCTCCAAAACATATCTGCGTCGTAACCACGGCAAGCCAATGGCAGGCTTCAGCCCAGTCTACTATCATTTATAGTGCCATGGAGTGGGCATGAGCACTAGTCAATTACTGACGTGTTTTCTATAATAATAAGTACCAActggtttttgattttaatagTTCTGTATGTGTCTAGAAGTCAGTCGACCGCttgccaaataaaatgaaacgtCCAAACGGTGGACTCCAACAAATATTGGGATATTtatataagtataagtattTTTATGTAAAAATCATCAGAAAAAACGTGACACCAAAAATTATGattgaaaaaaatattgaaattaagTAGAATTCAGTTtagtttaaataattgtttatgcTTTAATACGgccttcatttttttttaatttaaatggtttACATTTTAGATACTAGTTTAGACTTATGTttaaatgataaatattaCGGCTCTTTTATTAAAATCACCAAATCCTTATTTCGATCTATGGAATGAACGACAAAATTCGTCACATTCTTTATAGCCATGGAACCGATTGTGGTTACCCCCACAGCCTGAATATATGAAAGGCTCGCATTTATTTCGTTGTTTATTGTAGAACCACTTTGCCTGACGTCCTTTGCATCTGCCATAGTCCGGATTATTGCGGCAGGCATCTGGTCGaagtaaatttattttttgaattagtatatacatatgtatgtatgtacaaacaaacTTTTGAGTAACTGTTTCTTCCACTTATTATCCGTTTCCTCCGACTTATCCTCTTCGTCTGTATACACACGCCAAACGGCTAGAAGTACAATAACAAGTCGCAGCCAGAGCATTTTCTGAGATCTTTCTAGCACTTATGCCACGCCAATGACCAATTCTGGCAAAGAGTTTCTCGCATTTATACTTACTCGTATAACGCGACGTCtgttaaaaaaagaaaagggaaagttTCTCCAAAGTGGAATAAAAACTTTAATGTGGAAAAGTAATTAGGAATCAGAAAAGAAATATATGTTACCGATTAGTCAGCGGGAATCACACTCATGTCCATGccactttattttattttatcaaTTGTGCATTTtgatgcaattaaatgcactAAGATCTGagtttttaaaatacaaaacttaGTTCTTAAAATGAGGAGGTAGTCAACtttgttaatttttctttattaaaaAAAGGCGTAAAGTAAGTTAACTTTAACGTTTAAACAAGTTTAAAAACCCTTACGACTAATGGAATGTTAgttcaaataataatattgtgTCATAGTTTTAGCGAAAATGAGTTCTAAGCTAAACAGTATCTGCAAAGCAATGATTAGCGCATTCCTCATAGGAGTAGAAACGATTTTGATTGCCACCACAGTTCGAATAGATGAACCGCTCGCATTGATGGCCGATGTTATTGTAGTACCACAAGGAGCGATTTCCCTTGCATGCGCCATAAGAAGGGTCTTGGCTGCAGAATCCTGAACGAACCGGATCACGCATTAGTTGTTACGGCAATATTTGGCTAACAAACCTTTGCGACTAATATATAACATAGTTTCAGACTCATCCTGCGCATACGAGTATAAGTCTTGTTTTCTTCCTTTGATTTTTGCAGAGGCGAGCCAAACGAATAGAAAAACGAGAGCAAGGCGGAGCCAGAACATGTCGAGATCTCTCGCGGGAATCCACTGAAATCCACTGGCCGACAGAGGCACTGGCCTGTGCTATTTATAGTCCCATTCATTgaaacgaaaggaaagaaattatTGATAAAAAAAGTTCTGGCCCATTCCACCTGGCTTTTAAAATAAGTGGCCAATTTGTTTGGCAACTTTTATGTGGAAAAGTGTTTGTGCAATAAAGGGCTGATTCGGATCCTCTAATAGTCTCTG from Drosophila subobscura isolate 14011-0131.10 chromosome O, UCBerk_Dsub_1.0, whole genome shotgun sequence encodes:
- the LOC117899519 gene encoding kunitz-type serine protease inhibitor 2-like, yielding MFWMRLVVVYLAASLVYAKKEASEDVSDKLEKKKRFAICSMRPAYGNCGGHRLLFNYNIYRNECQLFVYSNCGGNQNRFHSNEQCMSYCNG